Proteins encoded by one window of Blautia luti:
- a CDS encoding DNA alkylation repair protein, giving the protein MKKQDEKVTTARVREFLEENTDPGYRKFHSSLLPGVDNIMGVRLPALRKFSQNLAKMQWQDWFAQADDQWYEETMLRGLTVAYSKLDCAEKMTYVERFVPDISNWAVCDCFCSTLKDADRYQEEYWEFLEPYFISDREYKARFGAVMLLSHFVKKEYLEKSIQRLESITQQGYYARMAVAWAISIYFVAFPGEMLDYLQHSHKLDEFTYKKSLQKILESYRVDKETKQIIKEMRQRG; this is encoded by the coding sequence ATGAAGAAACAAGATGAAAAGGTAACAACGGCCAGGGTGCGTGAATTTCTGGAAGAAAATACAGATCCGGGATACCGGAAGTTTCACAGCAGTCTGCTTCCTGGAGTTGATAATATTATGGGGGTGCGGCTTCCCGCATTGCGTAAATTCAGCCAGAATCTTGCGAAAATGCAGTGGCAGGACTGGTTTGCACAGGCAGATGACCAGTGGTATGAAGAAACCATGCTGCGGGGATTGACTGTTGCGTACAGTAAGTTAGATTGTGCAGAGAAGATGACATATGTGGAGCGTTTTGTACCGGACATTTCCAACTGGGCAGTGTGTGACTGTTTCTGCAGTACTCTGAAGGATGCGGACAGATACCAGGAGGAATACTGGGAATTTCTGGAACCGTATTTTATTTCAGACCGGGAATACAAGGCGAGATTTGGAGCAGTTATGCTTCTGTCACACTTTGTGAAGAAAGAATATCTGGAGAAATCCATACAGAGGCTTGAGAGCATCACTCAGCAGGGGTATTATGCGAGGATGGCAGTGGCATGGGCAATTTCCATATATTTTGTGGCATTTCCGGGAGAAATGCTGGATTATCTGCAGCACAGCCATAAGCTGGATGAATTTACATATAAAAAATCATTACAGAAGATTCTGGAATCTTATCGTGTAGATAAAGAGACCAAGCAGATCATAAAAGAAATGAGACAGAGAGGATAA
- a CDS encoding SseB family protein translates to MGISKEEAIKELQTREMVYVAYSQATKLPYVKCDEESYNDQAWIFSTEEQIKEFGKQLLEDKILLMGMRYAKKDYPRLYGTFYAIGINSVVWVDGEDKIEIDLPDIAKQADLSKLEPAQRPLLNPTLQLSGIYFMQELRRPVEKEQHGNIRELEEELIVNLRKSEFLLAMDVDPENPKKINIPYLKNKKDEILQPVFTDVMELEKFTKGRKLRIAKVPFNKLPDLMIQQAIAYAVNPMGFNLILTKEQMAKIIG, encoded by the coding sequence ATGGGAATCAGTAAAGAAGAAGCAATCAAGGAATTACAGACCAGAGAGATGGTATATGTGGCATACTCACAGGCAACGAAGCTGCCGTATGTGAAATGTGATGAAGAAAGTTATAATGACCAGGCATGGATCTTTTCCACAGAGGAGCAGATCAAGGAATTCGGCAAACAGCTTCTGGAAGATAAGATCCTTCTGATGGGAATGAGATATGCGAAGAAAGATTACCCAAGATTATACGGAACATTTTATGCAATTGGCATAAACAGCGTGGTATGGGTAGACGGAGAGGATAAGATCGAGATCGACCTTCCGGACATTGCGAAACAGGCAGATTTAAGTAAACTTGAGCCTGCACAGAGACCGCTTCTGAATCCTACCCTTCAGCTTTCAGGCATTTATTTCATGCAGGAACTCCGCCGTCCGGTAGAGAAAGAACAGCATGGAAATATCCGTGAATTAGAAGAAGAGCTGATCGTGAATTTAAGAAAGTCAGAATTTCTGTTAGCTATGGATGTAGATCCGGAGAATCCAAAGAAGATCAACATTCCGTATCTGAAGAACAAGAAAGACGAGATCCTTCAGCCTGTATTTACAGATGTGATGGAACTTGAGAAATTTACAAAAGGCAGAAAGCTCCGCATCGCAAAAGTACCATTTAACAAACTTCCGGATCTGATGATCCAGCAGGCTATAGCATATGCAGTAAATCCTATGGGATTTAACCTTATTCTGACCAAAGAACAGATGGCGAAGATCATTGGCTGA
- a CDS encoding GntR family transcriptional regulator — MMIEIDFSSDEAIYIQLTNQIIMGIATSRLREGDTLPSVRQLADTVGINMHTVNKAYSLLRQEGFVTIDRRRGAVISIDVNKRKALEEMKEHLMVALARGCCKNVTREEVHQLIDEIFDEYNSAEDR, encoded by the coding sequence ATGATGATTGAAATCGATTTCAGCAGTGATGAAGCAATCTATATTCAGCTGACAAACCAGATTATCATGGGAATCGCTACCTCCAGGCTGAGAGAGGGAGATACACTGCCCTCTGTAAGGCAACTTGCGGATACTGTAGGGATCAATATGCATACAGTGAATAAGGCATATTCTCTTCTGAGACAGGAGGGATTTGTAACGATTGACCGCAGACGCGGAGCAGTGATATCCATAGATGTAAATAAACGTAAGGCACTGGAAGAGATGAAAGAACATCTGATGGTCGCACTGGCACGTGGATGCTGTAAGAATGTGACCAGAGAAGAGGTTCACCAGTTGATTGATGAAATTTTTGATGAATATAACTCGGCAGAGGACAGATAG
- a CDS encoding ATP-dependent Clp protease ATP-binding subunit — protein MDRKFTRQAEAALKLAKTTAKSCEHSYIGTEHLLTGLLKEPEGTAGKILAEFGVDQEKLMELIGQLVAPPQGETALKEPKDPQYSPRSRKILEQALEDAESMECTAGTEHILLALLKETDCVGTRLLFTMGVNIQKLFAAVLTAMGFDNDTIAEEFQYARNVGNKRTTSTPTLDQYSRDLTELAAEGKLDPVVGRDKEINRLIQILSRRTKNNPCLVGEPGVGKTAIAEGLAQRIVMGMVPDTVKDKRLVVLDLSGMVAGSKYRGEFEERIKNVVQEVREHQGILLFIDELHTIIGAGGAEGALDASNILKPSLSRGEIQLIGATTLEEYRKYIEKDAALERRFQPVTVEEPSAEETMEILRGLRPYYEKHHGVEITDEALDAAVKMSQRYINDRFLPDKAIDIIDEAASRIQLAGYQSAPEMEAYELELSALRDEKEEAVKSADLSRAKAVQARQLEVEEEMEKLRAKTERRNKRKKLVVDEAAVAATISDWTKIPLQRLTEGESKRLARLEKELHKRVIGQEEAVKAVAQAVKRGRVGLKDPNRPIGSFLFLGPTGVGKTELSKALAEAVFGSEQAMIRVDMSEYMEKHSVSKLIGSPPGYVGYEEGGQLSEKVRRNPYSVLLFDEIEKAHPDVFNILLQVLDDGHITDAQGRKIDFKQTIIIMTSNAGAQAIMEPKRLGFMSGNDEKKDYERMKGGVMEEVRRIFKPEFLNRIDEIIVFHVLNKEHIKKIVTLLMKTLEKRCAEQMDIHLSVTGAVKEFIAEKGSDNKYGARPLRRAIQSRIEDTLANEILEGKIKRGDQVQVKLHKNEICFEVKQDEKQ, from the coding sequence ATGGATAGAAAATTTACCAGACAGGCAGAAGCTGCCCTTAAACTGGCAAAAACCACAGCGAAGTCCTGCGAACACAGCTATATTGGAACAGAGCATCTTCTGACCGGACTTTTAAAAGAGCCGGAAGGAACCGCAGGCAAGATCCTGGCTGAATTCGGAGTAGACCAGGAGAAGCTTATGGAGTTAATCGGACAGCTTGTAGCGCCGCCCCAGGGAGAGACAGCCCTGAAAGAGCCGAAAGATCCGCAGTACAGTCCCAGATCCAGAAAGATCCTGGAGCAGGCCCTGGAGGATGCGGAGAGCATGGAATGTACAGCAGGAACAGAACATATTCTGCTGGCATTATTAAAAGAGACAGATTGTGTGGGAACCAGACTTCTTTTTACAATGGGAGTCAATATACAGAAGCTTTTCGCTGCTGTTCTGACTGCAATGGGATTTGACAATGATACCATTGCAGAAGAATTTCAGTACGCGCGGAATGTAGGAAACAAAAGAACAACCAGCACCCCTACCCTGGATCAGTACAGCAGAGATCTGACAGAACTGGCAGCAGAGGGAAAACTGGATCCTGTAGTGGGACGTGACAAAGAGATCAACAGACTGATCCAGATCTTAAGCAGAAGAACCAAGAACAACCCCTGCCTGGTGGGAGAACCCGGAGTGGGTAAAACTGCCATTGCAGAAGGCCTTGCACAGAGGATCGTTATGGGAATGGTCCCGGATACAGTGAAGGATAAACGTCTTGTAGTTCTTGATCTTTCAGGAATGGTGGCAGGAAGTAAATACAGAGGTGAATTCGAAGAAAGAATTAAGAATGTTGTACAGGAAGTACGGGAACATCAGGGAATTCTTCTGTTTATTGATGAACTTCACACCATTATCGGTGCCGGAGGCGCAGAAGGTGCACTGGATGCTTCCAATATTCTGAAACCATCCCTGTCCAGAGGAGAGATTCAGCTTATTGGGGCCACAACTCTGGAAGAATACCGTAAATATATTGAGAAAGACGCAGCACTGGAAAGAAGATTCCAGCCTGTGACTGTAGAGGAGCCTTCCGCAGAAGAAACTATGGAAATACTTCGTGGGCTTCGTCCATATTATGAGAAACATCATGGCGTGGAGATTACAGATGAAGCGCTGGATGCAGCGGTGAAAATGTCACAGCGCTATATTAATGACCGTTTTCTGCCAGATAAGGCCATTGACATCATTGATGAAGCCGCATCCAGGATCCAGCTGGCCGGTTATCAGTCTGCACCGGAGATGGAAGCTTATGAACTGGAACTGAGTGCTCTCAGAGATGAGAAAGAAGAAGCAGTGAAATCTGCGGATCTGTCCCGGGCAAAAGCAGTCCAGGCCCGTCAGCTTGAAGTGGAAGAAGAGATGGAGAAGCTTCGCGCAAAAACAGAACGAAGAAATAAACGTAAGAAACTGGTAGTGGATGAGGCTGCTGTTGCAGCAACGATTTCAGACTGGACCAAGATCCCTCTTCAGAGACTGACAGAAGGAGAGAGCAAACGTCTTGCACGTCTGGAAAAAGAACTCCATAAGCGTGTGATCGGTCAGGAAGAAGCAGTAAAGGCAGTAGCGCAGGCTGTCAAACGAGGCAGAGTAGGACTGAAAGATCCGAACCGCCCCATTGGTTCCTTCCTTTTCCTGGGACCTACAGGTGTTGGAAAAACAGAACTTTCCAAGGCACTGGCAGAGGCTGTGTTTGGCAGTGAACAGGCTATGATTCGTGTGGACATGTCCGAATATATGGAGAAACACAGTGTATCCAAACTGATCGGTTCCCCTCCGGGATATGTAGGATATGAAGAAGGGGGACAGCTTAGTGAGAAAGTAAGACGTAACCCTTACAGTGTTCTTCTTTTCGATGAAATTGAGAAAGCACATCCGGATGTATTCAATATTCTTCTTCAGGTGCTGGATGACGGACATATCACAGATGCCCAGGGCAGAAAGATCGATTTCAAACAGACGATCATTATTATGACCTCCAATGCAGGAGCGCAGGCAATCATGGAACCGAAACGTCTGGGCTTTATGTCGGGAAATGATGAGAAGAAGGATTATGAACGCATGAAAGGCGGCGTTATGGAAGAAGTGCGCCGGATCTTCAAACCGGAGTTTCTGAACCGTATTGATGAGATCATTGTGTTCCACGTGCTGAATAAAGAACACATCAAGAAGATCGTGACACTTCTTATGAAGACTCTGGAGAAACGCTGTGCAGAACAGATGGATATTCACCTGAGTGTTACAGGTGCAGTGAAGGAATTTATCGCGGAAAAAGGTTCCGATAACAAATATGGAGCAAGACCTCTGCGCCGTGCCATCCAGAGCCGGATCGAGGATACTCTGGCCAATGAGATTCTGGAAGGAAAGATCAAACGGGGAGATCAGGTGCAGGTTAAACTTCACAAAAATGAAATCTGTTTTGAAGTGAAACAGGATGAAAAGCAATAA
- a CDS encoding endosialidase yields MAVVKELIRTEENGAISFGDYDLAQKSKLSDYQHQGDMYKVKTFKEITKLERNGMFVYESVPGTAVFNLTQNETQMDFHVEGPEDAQITVELEPDTEYEVFIEQASTGKMKTNLGGKLSFSVELGNAARVEVKIVKC; encoded by the coding sequence ATGGCAGTAGTAAAAGAATTAATCCGTACAGAAGAGAATGGCGCAATCAGCTTTGGTGATTATGATCTGGCGCAGAAGTCTAAATTATCCGACTACCAGCATCAGGGAGATATGTATAAAGTAAAAACCTTCAAAGAGATTACCAAACTAGAGAGAAACGGAATGTTCGTTTACGAATCTGTTCCGGGAACAGCAGTATTTAACCTTACCCAGAACGAAACACAGATGGATTTCCATGTAGAGGGACCGGAAGATGCACAGATCACAGTGGAACTGGAACCTGATACAGAGTATGAAGTATTTATCGAACAGGCCAGCACAGGAAAAATGAAAACCAATCTGGGCGGCAAGCTTTCATTCAGTGTGGAACTTGGAAACGCTGCAAGAGTAGAAGTTAAGATCGTAAAATGCTAA
- the radA gene encoding DNA repair protein RadA produces the protein MLKNKKTVYFCQECGYESAKWMGQCPGCKAWNTFVEETVSAKKPASGTTGRTEKRQEPVILRDISLSEDERQTTKIGELDRVLGGGIVPGSLVLVGGDPGIGKSTLLLQVCRNLAERQVSVLYISGEESLRQIKLRANRIGEFSDKLQLLCETNLEVIREVIQRKKPEVVVIDSIQTMFHEDVSSAPGSVSQVRESTNILMQIAKGMGVSIFIVGHVTKEGNVAGPRVLEHMVDTVLYFEGDRHASYRILRAVKNRFGSTNEIGVFEMCGTGLEEVKNPSEFLLNGRPEDASGSVVACSMEGTRPILVEIQALVCQSNFGIPRRTAVGTDFNRVNLLMAVLEKKVGIHLGSSDAYVNIAGGMKMTEPAIDLGICLAVVSSCKDIVIPDNVMVFGEVGLSGEIRAVSMAGQRVQEAKKLGFETVMLPEVCRSSVGKIEGIRLIYVSQIRDAIQYIMKNK, from the coding sequence ATGCTAAAAAATAAAAAAACCGTATATTTTTGTCAGGAATGCGGATATGAATCCGCGAAATGGATGGGACAGTGTCCGGGCTGCAAAGCATGGAATACCTTTGTAGAGGAAACTGTTTCAGCGAAAAAGCCGGCATCCGGTACAACAGGAAGAACTGAGAAAAGACAGGAACCTGTCATACTCAGGGATATCAGCCTGTCTGAGGATGAGCGGCAGACAACAAAGATCGGTGAGCTTGACAGGGTGCTGGGTGGCGGAATCGTCCCCGGCTCCCTTGTTTTGGTAGGAGGGGATCCGGGAATCGGCAAATCGACCCTTCTTCTTCAGGTATGTCGGAATCTGGCAGAGAGACAGGTTTCTGTTCTGTATATTTCAGGAGAAGAATCTCTGCGCCAGATCAAATTGCGGGCCAATCGTATCGGAGAATTCAGCGATAAACTGCAGCTGCTTTGTGAGACGAATCTGGAAGTGATCAGAGAAGTGATCCAGCGTAAGAAACCGGAAGTGGTTGTGATCGATTCCATTCAGACTATGTTCCATGAGGATGTAAGTTCTGCACCTGGAAGTGTTTCACAGGTAAGGGAATCCACGAATATCCTCATGCAGATCGCCAAAGGAATGGGAGTTTCTATTTTCATTGTAGGCCATGTGACCAAAGAGGGCAATGTGGCAGGTCCCAGAGTTCTGGAACATATGGTGGATACAGTTCTGTATTTCGAAGGTGACCGCCATGCGTCTTACAGGATCCTGCGGGCTGTAAAGAACCGATTTGGTTCTACCAATGAGATAGGCGTATTTGAAATGTGTGGAACAGGACTGGAGGAAGTAAAGAATCCTTCGGAATTTCTGCTGAACGGCAGACCTGAGGATGCATCAGGATCCGTGGTGGCCTGTTCTATGGAAGGAACGCGCCCTATTCTGGTAGAGATACAGGCACTGGTATGCCAGAGTAATTTTGGAATTCCCAGACGTACAGCAGTGGGAACGGATTTTAACAGAGTAAATCTGCTGATGGCTGTACTTGAGAAAAAGGTCGGGATCCATCTGGGTTCGTCAGATGCATATGTGAACATTGCCGGCGGAATGAAGATGACAGAACCGGCCATTGACCTGGGAATCTGCCTGGCTGTTGTCTCAAGCTGTAAGGATATTGTGATACCGGACAACGTGATGGTGTTTGGTGAGGTTGGTCTCAGCGGTGAGATTCGTGCAGTGAGTATGGCAGGACAGAGAGTTCAGGAAGCGAAGAAACTGGGCTTCGAGACGGTCATGCTTCCGGAAGTCTGCCGGTCATCAGTCGGGAAGATCGAAGGGATCAGACTGATTTATGTATCACAGATCAGAGATGCGATACAGTATATTATGAAAAATAAATGA
- a CDS encoding HAD family hydrolase codes for MAGKGEAVIFDMDGVIFDSETLVLNCWREVAECHGIRNIEIACHECLGTNSAVSKQIFLRHYGQDFPYDEYKAEMSEVFFGYASGGRLKKKPGVEKLLKYLKESGIKVALASSTREAVVKKELEEGGLLGYFDEIVCGDMVKRSKPEPDIFLEACRRLRSEPKKCYVIEDSYNGIRAAHAAGMHPIMVPDLMEPTEEMQGLAETILGSLYDVIGYLEPFYLDA; via the coding sequence ATGGCAGGAAAGGGAGAAGCTGTAATATTTGATATGGATGGAGTGATCTTTGATTCAGAGACACTTGTATTGAATTGCTGGAGGGAAGTGGCTGAATGTCATGGAATCAGGAATATCGAGATTGCATGCCATGAATGTCTGGGTACCAACAGTGCTGTAAGTAAACAGATTTTTCTGAGACATTATGGTCAGGATTTTCCGTATGATGAGTATAAAGCAGAGATGTCAGAGGTATTTTTTGGTTATGCTTCCGGCGGCAGACTGAAGAAGAAACCAGGGGTTGAAAAACTTCTGAAGTATCTGAAAGAATCTGGTATAAAAGTGGCACTTGCAAGTTCTACCAGGGAGGCTGTTGTGAAGAAGGAACTGGAGGAGGGCGGACTGCTTGGGTATTTTGACGAGATCGTATGCGGAGATATGGTGAAGCGAAGCAAACCGGAGCCGGATATTTTTCTGGAGGCGTGCAGACGTCTGAGGTCGGAGCCAAAGAAGTGCTATGTAATAGAAGATTCTTATAATGGGATCAGAGCGGCCCATGCAGCAGGGATGCATCCGATCATGGTGCCGGATCTGATGGAACCTACTGAAGAGATGCAGGGGCTTGCGGAGACGATTTTGGGGTCGTTGTATGACGTTATAGGATATCTGGAGCCTTTTTACCTGGATGCATAA
- a CDS encoding nitroreductase family protein, whose translation MNAGKGENAVLIISTFVHNRAGFQKDGTADNELGNGWGCYDLGLRNENLILKAEELGYGTLIMGIRDAEKIREMCSIPETETELAGDWLGLIV comes from the coding sequence ATGAATGCAGGGAAGGGTGAGAATGCGGTATTGATTATCAGTACTTTTGTTCATAACAGAGCGGGATTTCAGAAGGATGGGACTGCAGATAATGAACTGGGAAATGGATGGGGATGTTATGATCTGGGACTTCGGAATGAGAATCTGATATTGAAGGCTGAAGAGCTTGGTTATGGGACTCTTATTATGGGGATTCGTGATGCGGAGAAGATTCGGGAGATGTGTTCTATTCCGGAGACGGAGACGGAGCTTGCTGGGGATTGGCTGGGACTGATTGTTTAG
- a CDS encoding FGGY-family carbohydrate kinase — protein MAQGGSADIKTFANIPVSIILGIILGAIVGCLLCLFFETAYAKKHYVRTGILTGMTRTTKRKEIVRTALACIAYQITDVIKAMSTESGIDISELRVDGGPTKNKYLMQFQSDIVHVTVQVPSSEELSGIGVAYAAGIAAGIYNKKEVLNKMTRTRFTPQMQSDECVQKYAGWKNAVEQVLNK, from the coding sequence ATGGCGCAGGGCGGCAGTGCAGACATCAAAACATTTGCCAACATCCCGGTTTCAATCATTCTGGGAATCATTCTTGGTGCAATCGTAGGCTGCCTGCTGTGTTTATTTTTTGAGACAGCTTATGCGAAGAAACATTATGTAAGAACAGGCATCCTCACAGGCATGACCAGGACGACTAAACGTAAAGAAATCGTAAGAACTGCTCTCGCTTGCATTGCTTACCAGATTACAGACGTAATCAAAGCAATGAGCACCGAATCCGGTATTGATATCTCCGAACTCCGCGTAGACGGCGGCCCAACTAAGAACAAATATCTCATGCAGTTTCAGAGTGATATTGTCCATGTCACTGTTCAGGTTCCTTCCTCCGAGGAACTTTCCGGAATTGGAGTTGCTTATGCAGCAGGAATCGCAGCCGGCATTTATAATAAGAAAGAAGTCCTCAACAAAATGACCCGCACCCGCTTTACTCCACAGATGCAGTCGGACGAATGTGTCCAGAAATATGCAGGCTGGAAAAATGCGGTAGAACAGGTATTGAATAAATAA
- a CDS encoding GDSL-type esterase/lipase family protein: MKQILCFGDSNTYGLIPGTTNQRYGWGTRWTSILDEKVRTKGYRVIEEGLCGRTTVFDDPFRTERRGTEMLPAILESHRPVDIIVLMLGTNDCKSVYSATPEVIGQGIEQLLDQIKAVNPDAKILLVSPIYLGEKIWEEDFDPEFDKNSIEVSWNLPRVYEKIARRRNISYLPASEFARPGEADQEHLDALGHSRLADAIYEKLAG; this comes from the coding sequence ATGAAACAAATCCTATGTTTCGGTGATTCCAATACATACGGTTTAATCCCGGGAACTACTAATCAGAGATACGGATGGGGTACCCGCTGGACCAGCATCCTGGATGAAAAAGTAAGAACAAAAGGCTACAGAGTAATCGAAGAAGGTCTCTGCGGAAGGACCACCGTGTTCGACGATCCATTCCGTACAGAAAGAAGAGGAACGGAAATGCTTCCGGCAATCCTTGAAAGTCACAGACCGGTAGACATTATTGTTCTTATGCTTGGCACTAATGACTGTAAAAGCGTATACAGCGCAACCCCGGAAGTGATCGGACAGGGAATTGAACAGCTTCTTGATCAGATCAAGGCTGTAAACCCGGATGCTAAAATATTACTGGTGTCTCCTATCTACCTTGGAGAGAAAATCTGGGAAGAGGATTTTGATCCGGAATTCGATAAGAATTCTATCGAAGTATCATGGAATTTGCCTCGGGTGTATGAGAAAATCGCCAGAAGGAGAAATATTTCGTACCTTCCAGCTTCGGAATTTGCCCGGCCTGGTGAAGCAGATCAGGAGCATCTGGATGCGTTGGGACATAGCAGACTTGCAGATGCAATTTATGAAAAGCTTGCAGGATGA
- a CDS encoding amino acid ABC transporter permease → MDFEFIREQTPLYIEAAKLTLHMAVIGVLLAIVVGLVCSMIKYFRIPVLRQIVECYIELSRNTPLLIQLFFLYFGLPKIGIVLSSEQCAISGLAFLGGSYMAEAFRSGLDNVPPIQVESALSLGMSNRQVFTNIILPQAVSNSIPAFCANAIFLIKETSVFSAVALADLMFVTKDLIGIYYKTDEALMMLVIAYLIILLPISLICSFVERRVRYAEYGD, encoded by the coding sequence ATGGATTTTGAGTTTATCCGCGAGCAGACACCCCTTTATATTGAGGCAGCGAAGCTTACACTTCACATGGCAGTGATTGGTGTGCTGCTTGCCATTGTGGTTGGGCTTGTCTGCAGCATGATTAAGTATTTCAGGATTCCTGTACTTCGTCAGATCGTGGAATGTTACATTGAACTGTCCAGAAATACACCATTGTTGATCCAGTTGTTCTTCCTGTATTTCGGTCTTCCGAAGATAGGAATCGTACTCAGCTCCGAACAATGTGCGATCTCAGGTCTGGCATTTCTGGGAGGCAGTTACATGGCAGAAGCTTTCCGAAGTGGTCTGGACAATGTTCCACCGATTCAGGTAGAATCCGCATTAAGTCTCGGAATGAGTAATCGTCAGGTATTTACAAACATCATCCTGCCGCAGGCGGTATCCAATTCCATTCCTGCATTCTGCGCCAATGCGATCTTTCTTATTAAAGAGACATCCGTATTCAGCGCAGTAGCACTTGCAGACTTGATGTTTGTGACAAAAGACCTGATCGGAATTTATTACAAAACAGATGAAGCCCTGATGATGCTTGTAATCGCATATCTGATCATACTTTTACCGATCTCGCTGATCTGTTCATTTGTAGAAAGGAGAGTCCGCTATGCAGAATATGGGGATTGA
- a CDS encoding amino acid ABC transporter permease, translating into MQNMGIEVLFKGINSLRLWQGLWVTIRIALISMVFSIILGFLLGMVMNIPNKIIKFICRIYLEIVRIMPQLVLLFLVYFGAAKHLGMNLTGETAAVIVFTFWGTAEMGDLVRSALISIPKHQYDSGYGLGLSKWQVYFYIILPQTIRRLLPSAVNLLTRMIKTTSLVALIGVVEVLKVGKQIIDASRYTNPTAALWVYGAVFCMYFIICFPFSRLSRVLEKKFAD; encoded by the coding sequence ATGCAGAATATGGGGATTGAGGTTCTTTTCAAAGGAATCAACTCATTAAGACTCTGGCAGGGCTTGTGGGTAACAATAAGAATTGCACTGATTTCCATGGTATTTTCCATTATCCTTGGATTTCTTCTTGGAATGGTAATGAACATTCCGAATAAAATAATCAAATTTATCTGTCGTATTTACCTTGAGATCGTAAGGATCATGCCGCAGCTGGTACTTTTGTTCCTGGTATATTTCGGAGCAGCCAAGCATCTGGGAATGAACCTTACCGGTGAGACAGCAGCAGTTATCGTATTTACTTTCTGGGGAACAGCAGAGATGGGGGACCTGGTGCGAAGTGCACTGATCTCTATCCCGAAACACCAGTATGACAGTGGATACGGTCTTGGATTAAGCAAATGGCAGGTGTACTTTTATATCATCCTGCCGCAGACCATCCGAAGACTTCTTCCATCCGCAGTTAACCTCCTTACACGAATGATCAAGACTACTTCACTGGTAGCCCTGATCGGTGTCGTAGAGGTATTAAAAGTAGGAAAACAGATCATTGATGCATCCCGATATACAAACCCGACAGCAGCCCTCTGGGTATACGGTGCAGTATTCTGTATGTATTTCATCATATGTTTTCCTTTCTCCAGACTCTCCAGAGTCCTGGAAAAGAAGTTCGCAGACTAA
- a CDS encoding amino acid ABC transporter ATP-binding protein, which yields MGQPILEVEHLKKSYVNNVPILDDVSFSMQKGEVVVIVGPSGCGKSTFLRCINRLEGIDSGVLKIDGVNYENEKKNISKVREKIGMVFQSYDLFPNMTILNNLLLAPLKVQKRNKEEVKKEAEQLLDRVGLLDKKDNYPRQLSGGQKQRVAIVRAMLMHPEIMLLDEITAALDPEMVREVLQVVLELAKTGMTMLIVTHEMEFARSVADRVIFMDKGNIVEENTPEQFFNNPQTDRAKQFLNSFHYETVKK from the coding sequence ATGGGACAGCCGATTTTAGAAGTAGAGCATTTAAAGAAATCATATGTAAACAATGTTCCTATTCTGGATGATGTTTCCTTCTCCATGCAAAAAGGAGAAGTAGTAGTTATCGTAGGACCTTCCGGATGTGGAAAAAGTACTTTCCTGCGATGTATCAACCGCCTGGAGGGAATTGACAGCGGAGTGCTGAAAATTGATGGCGTAAATTACGAAAATGAAAAAAAGAATATCAGTAAAGTCAGAGAGAAGATTGGAATGGTTTTCCAGAGCTACGATCTTTTTCCGAACATGACAATTTTAAATAATCTTCTTCTGGCACCACTGAAAGTACAGAAGAGAAACAAAGAAGAAGTGAAGAAAGAAGCCGAGCAGCTTCTGGACCGAGTTGGACTTCTGGATAAGAAAGACAACTATCCAAGACAGCTCTCCGGTGGTCAGAAACAGCGGGTTGCCATTGTACGTGCCATGCTGATGCATCCGGAGATCATGCTTCTGGATGAGATCACAGCAGCCCTTGACCCGGAGATGGTAAGAGAAGTACTTCAGGTAGTTCTGGAACTTGCAAAAACAGGAATGACCATGCTGATCGTCACTCACGAAATGGAATTTGCCAGATCTGTAGCAGACCGAGTGATCTTCATGGATAAAGGAAATATCGTAGAAGAGAACACCCCGGAACAGTTCTTCAACAATCCGCAGACTGACAGAGCCAAACAGTTCCTGAACAGTTTCCATTATGAAACAGTTAAAAAGTAA